One genomic segment of Natrialbaceae archaeon AArc-T1-2 includes these proteins:
- a CDS encoding NifU family protein — translation MTDSDGDDASLATRVERWLSREMPIIQMHGGTSAVREADPETGEVIVELGGGCSGCSVADVTTGNIEAALLEWPEIEAVTVRVPDPREELGGPDQAESVMGIDRTEGGRGDWGSSNPGSDHL, via the coding sequence ATGACTGACTCCGATGGGGACGACGCGTCACTCGCGACGCGTGTCGAGCGCTGGCTCTCACGAGAGATGCCGATTATCCAGATGCACGGCGGGACGAGTGCCGTCCGCGAGGCCGACCCAGAGACCGGCGAGGTGATCGTCGAACTCGGCGGCGGCTGTAGCGGCTGTTCGGTGGCGGACGTCACGACGGGAAACATCGAAGCGGCGTTGCTCGAGTGGCCCGAGATCGAGGCGGTGACGGTGCGGGTTCCGGACCCCCGGGAGGAACTCGGCGGCCCCGACCAGGCCGAATCGGTCATGGGCATCGACCGAACCGAGGGGGGACGTGGCGACTGGGGATCGTCCAACCCTGGATCGGATCACCTGTGA
- the tuf gene encoding translation elongation factor EF-1 subunit alpha: MSEQHQNLAIIGHVDHGKSTLVGRLLYETGSVPEHVIEQHREEAEEKGKGGFEFAYVMDNLAEERERGVTIDIAHQEFSTDEYDFTIVDCPGHRDFVKNMITGASQADNAVLVVAADDGVAPQTQEHVFLARTLGIDELIIGINKMDVVDYKESTYNEVIEEVEQLLKQVQFNTEDASFIPISAFEGDNIADASDNTDWYDGEILLDALNALPEPEPPTDAPLRLPIQDVYTISGIGTVPVGRIETGVMNVGDNVSFQPSDVGGEVKTIEMHHEEVPKAEPGDNVGFNVRGIGKDDIRRGDVCGPADEPPSVAETFQAQVVVMQHPSVITAGYTPVFHAHTAQVACTIESIDKKMDPASGEVAEENPDYIQSGDAAVVTIRPQKPLSIEPSSEIPELGSFAIRDMGQTIAAGKVLDVNEK; encoded by the coding sequence ATGAGCGAACAACACCAGAACCTGGCCATCATCGGCCACGTCGACCACGGTAAGAGCACACTGGTCGGGCGCCTCCTCTATGAGACGGGGAGCGTACCCGAGCACGTCATCGAACAGCACCGCGAGGAAGCCGAAGAGAAGGGCAAAGGCGGCTTCGAGTTCGCCTACGTCATGGACAACCTCGCCGAAGAGCGCGAACGCGGTGTCACCATCGACATCGCCCACCAGGAGTTCTCCACCGACGAGTACGACTTCACCATCGTCGACTGTCCTGGTCACCGCGACTTCGTCAAGAACATGATCACTGGCGCGAGCCAGGCCGACAACGCCGTCCTCGTCGTCGCCGCTGACGACGGCGTTGCCCCCCAGACCCAGGAGCACGTCTTCCTGGCCCGCACCCTGGGCATCGACGAACTCATCATCGGCATCAACAAGATGGACGTCGTCGACTACAAGGAGTCGACGTACAACGAGGTCATCGAGGAGGTCGAACAACTCCTCAAGCAGGTCCAGTTCAACACCGAAGACGCCTCGTTCATCCCGATCTCGGCGTTCGAGGGCGACAACATCGCCGACGCCTCGGACAACACCGACTGGTACGACGGCGAGATCCTCCTCGACGCACTGAACGCCCTGCCGGAGCCGGAGCCGCCGACGGACGCGCCGCTTCGCCTGCCGATCCAGGACGTCTACACCATCTCCGGTATCGGTACCGTCCCCGTCGGGCGGATCGAGACCGGTGTCATGAACGTCGGCGACAACGTCTCCTTCCAGCCCAGCGACGTGGGTGGCGAGGTCAAGACGATCGAGATGCACCACGAGGAAGTCCCCAAGGCCGAGCCCGGTGACAACGTTGGATTCAACGTCCGCGGCATCGGCAAAGACGACATCCGCCGCGGTGACGTCTGTGGCCCCGCCGACGAGCCACCGAGCGTCGCCGAGACGTTCCAGGCACAGGTCGTCGTCATGCAACACCCCTCGGTGATCACCGCGGGCTACACGCCGGTCTTCCACGCCCACACCGCACAGGTCGCCTGTACGATCGAGTCCATCGACAAGAAGATGGACCCGGCAAGCGGCGAGGTCGCCGAAGAAAACCCCGACTACATCCAGTCGGGCGACGCCGCTGTCGTCACCATCCGGCCACAGAAGCCGCTCAGCATCGAGCCCTCGAGCGAGATCCCCGAGCTCGGGAGCTTCGCCATCCGCGACATGGGTCAGACCATCGCGGCCGGCAAGGTGCTCGACGTCAACGAGAAATAA
- a CDS encoding amino acid-binding protein: MGEESDGDAETDGGIRAYTVRLELVDEPGELLRALSPIADNGGNLLSIHHERGNITPRGHIPVEVDLECPPDRFDDVVDGLREAGINVIQAGAERYGEEISVVLVGQLVETDLSATLTAIEDEAEAAVVDLSLAAPEGIDETSSARLRLAVDSGRIERALDAVRSIADERNLCVVEPLPGGDA, from the coding sequence ATGGGTGAAGAAAGCGACGGCGACGCCGAAACGGACGGCGGTATCCGTGCGTACACCGTTCGGCTCGAACTCGTCGACGAGCCCGGAGAGCTCCTGCGGGCGCTCTCGCCGATCGCCGACAACGGTGGCAATCTCTTGAGTATCCACCACGAACGCGGCAACATCACACCGCGAGGGCACATCCCGGTCGAAGTCGACCTCGAGTGTCCGCCCGATCGGTTCGACGACGTCGTCGACGGACTGCGCGAGGCCGGCATCAACGTCATCCAGGCGGGTGCCGAACGCTACGGCGAGGAGATAAGCGTCGTCCTCGTGGGCCAGCTCGTCGAGACTGACCTCTCGGCGACGCTGACCGCGATCGAAGACGAGGCCGAGGCGGCCGTCGTCGACCTCTCGCTCGCTGCCCCCGAGGGCATCGACGAGACCTCGAGTGCGCGCCTGCGGCTGGCCGTCGACTCCGGACGTATCGAGCGGGCGCTCGATGCGGTGCGGTCGATCGCCGACGAACGAAATCTCTGTGTGGTCGAACCGCTCCCGGGAGGTGATGCCTGA
- a CDS encoding phosphatase PAP2 family protein — translation MAGPALENALFDESVNEAIRAGLPDPAIAFFELVTHLGDGATLVVVAVALYWFGPPSRRETWALVIAIGIAALAISAGLKGIVAHARPELAFAPAGYPGYSFPSAHALGSAAVYGALATLTRVGTRLKRYAIAGTIVLLVALSRIVIGVHYPGDVVAGVVLGLLVVALVARSTNPTPEPIFAFSGLLAVVAFALGSSEYTTMTIGAAVGATLSWGYVSRRSWYPHGGSLLVLGYLFVPLVVAIHAVTFLWQPRFVWGLYWIVEITGYALAASVTMLIPAVAGGRIDRLRSRLPAWARHDDSRESSDDHTGAKR, via the coding sequence ATGGCCGGCCCGGCCCTCGAGAACGCGCTGTTCGACGAGTCGGTAAACGAGGCGATCCGCGCTGGCCTCCCCGACCCGGCGATCGCCTTCTTCGAACTCGTCACCCACCTCGGCGACGGTGCGACGCTCGTGGTCGTCGCCGTGGCGCTGTACTGGTTCGGGCCGCCGTCGCGACGGGAGACGTGGGCGCTCGTCATCGCGATCGGGATCGCCGCGCTCGCGATCAGCGCCGGACTCAAGGGTATCGTCGCGCACGCGAGACCGGAGCTTGCGTTTGCCCCGGCCGGATATCCCGGTTACAGCTTTCCGAGCGCCCACGCGCTGGGCTCGGCAGCGGTCTACGGCGCGCTCGCGACGCTGACCAGAGTCGGCACTCGCCTGAAACGGTACGCGATCGCCGGAACGATCGTCCTGCTGGTCGCACTCTCGCGGATCGTCATCGGTGTCCACTACCCCGGAGACGTCGTCGCCGGCGTCGTGCTCGGACTCCTCGTGGTTGCACTCGTCGCCAGATCGACGAATCCCACGCCCGAACCCATCTTCGCGTTCTCCGGGCTGCTCGCCGTCGTCGCGTTCGCCCTCGGCTCGAGCGAGTACACGACGATGACGATCGGAGCCGCGGTCGGGGCGACGCTTTCGTGGGGGTACGTCAGCCGGCGGTCGTGGTACCCACACGGCGGGTCGCTTCTCGTATTGGGCTATCTCTTCGTCCCGCTCGTGGTCGCGATCCACGCGGTGACGTTTCTCTGGCAACCGCGGTTCGTCTGGGGACTGTACTGGATCGTCGAGATCACCGGCTACGCACTCGCTGCGAGTGTGACGATGCTGATTCCAGCCGTGGCCGGGGGACGGATCGACCGGCTCCGGAGCCGACTGCCGGCCTGGGCTCGTCACGACGACTCCCGTGAGTCGTCCGACGACCACACCGGAGCGAAGCGGTGA
- a CDS encoding aminopeptidase: protein MTDHRTPAETAVRQCLNLAAEESCLVVTDDERAPIAEALYEVAGEITDDAVVTRYPPGETHGGEPPEPVAAAMAGADVVLAPTTKSLSHTRARTEANEAGARVATLPGITDEVFVAGLEADYEAIADHCETVHEQVTGADEIRVTTDRGTDVTFTVGDREFLEDTGIVHEPGDMSNLPAGEVFVSPSSADGTVVVDGTMRPHGLLEDDQAITLEFEDGLVTEISDPEIRETVEGAAEEVGDAAYNVAELGIGTNVGVTDLVGSVLLDEKAAGTIHVAIGDDAGIGGDTEAPIHLDGIVCEPTVEADGEEVTLPRAE, encoded by the coding sequence ATGACCGATCATCGTACGCCGGCCGAGACGGCCGTTCGCCAGTGTCTGAACCTCGCCGCCGAGGAATCCTGTCTCGTCGTCACGGACGACGAGCGCGCGCCGATCGCCGAGGCGCTGTACGAGGTGGCCGGCGAGATCACAGACGACGCCGTCGTCACCCGTTATCCGCCCGGCGAAACTCACGGTGGCGAGCCGCCAGAGCCCGTCGCAGCCGCGATGGCGGGGGCGGACGTCGTGCTCGCGCCGACGACGAAGAGCCTGAGCCACACCAGAGCCCGCACGGAAGCGAACGAGGCAGGTGCCCGCGTGGCGACGCTGCCCGGCATCACCGACGAGGTGTTCGTAGCCGGCCTCGAGGCCGACTACGAGGCGATCGCGGACCACTGCGAGACAGTCCACGAACAGGTCACCGGGGCCGACGAGATCCGGGTCACGACCGACCGCGGCACCGACGTCACCTTCACGGTTGGCGACCGGGAGTTCCTCGAGGACACCGGCATCGTCCACGAACCGGGCGACATGTCGAACCTGCCCGCCGGCGAGGTGTTCGTCAGCCCCTCGAGTGCCGATGGGACGGTCGTCGTCGACGGCACTATGCGACCGCACGGATTGCTCGAGGACGACCAGGCGATCACCCTCGAGTTCGAGGACGGACTCGTAACCGAGATTTCGGACCCGGAGATCCGCGAGACGGTCGAGGGCGCGGCCGAGGAGGTCGGCGACGCGGCCTACAACGTCGCGGAACTGGGCATCGGGACGAACGTCGGTGTGACAGACCTCGTCGGCAGCGTCTTGCTCGATGAGAAAGCCGCCGGAACGATCCACGTCGCGATCGGCGACGACGCAGGAATCGGCGGCGACACCGAGGCACCGATCCACCTCGATGGCATCGTCTGCGAGCCGACGGTCGAGGCCGACGGCGAAGAGGTTACCTTGCCACGCGCGGAGTGA
- a CDS encoding homoserine dehydrogenase: protein MRLAILGVGAVGRSVADLASEYGHDVVALADSTTAAVSPDGVDVADALGRKDAGDAIGTNDPEDVFETDYDVLIEATPTTLGDAEPGFSHVKRALEADRHVVLANKGPIAERYDELRDLEAASAGSIRFEATVGGAIPILSTIEDCTPQAVTAVRGVLNGTANFILTRMAAEGLDYEHVLAEAQDLGVAEADPTFDVDGTDAALKFVILANVLADGGFSLEDADVTGIQNVPGSALELAAEDGRTIRLIGEATRDGVRVGPRLVPENGALAVTGTRNIVQIETRNAGSLHNSGRGAGGPETATAVLSDVGRLPPL from the coding sequence ATGCGACTCGCCATCCTCGGTGTCGGCGCAGTCGGTCGCTCCGTCGCCGATCTCGCGAGCGAGTACGGCCACGACGTGGTTGCACTTGCCGACTCGACGACCGCCGCCGTTTCCCCGGACGGGGTCGACGTCGCGGACGCGCTGGGACGCAAAGACGCTGGCGACGCCATCGGAACAAACGATCCCGAGGACGTCTTCGAGACCGACTACGACGTGTTGATCGAGGCGACGCCGACGACGCTCGGCGACGCCGAGCCCGGCTTCTCGCACGTGAAACGTGCCCTCGAGGCCGACCGCCACGTCGTGCTCGCGAACAAGGGACCGATCGCCGAACGCTACGACGAACTGCGCGACCTCGAGGCCGCGAGTGCGGGCTCGATCCGGTTCGAGGCGACCGTCGGCGGCGCGATCCCGATCCTCTCGACGATCGAGGACTGTACGCCACAGGCGGTGACCGCCGTCCGTGGCGTCCTGAACGGGACGGCGAATTTCATCCTCACGCGGATGGCCGCCGAGGGACTGGACTACGAACACGTCCTCGCGGAGGCCCAGGACTTAGGCGTCGCGGAGGCCGACCCCACCTTCGACGTCGACGGCACCGACGCCGCCCTGAAGTTCGTCATCCTGGCGAACGTGCTGGCAGACGGTGGGTTCAGCCTCGAGGACGCCGACGTGACCGGGATCCAGAACGTTCCCGGCAGTGCCTTAGAGCTCGCGGCCGAGGACGGGCGGACGATCCGGCTCATCGGCGAGGCGACCCGCGACGGCGTGCGCGTGGGTCCGCGGCTGGTGCCCGAAAACGGCGCGCTCGCGGTAACCGGCACCCGCAACATCGTCCAGATCGAGACCAGAAACGCCGGCAGCCTCCACAACAGCGGCCGTGGTGCGGGCGGACCCGAGACCGCGACCGCAGTGTTGTCCGACGTCGGACGGCTCCCGCCGCTGTAA